A single genomic interval of Oncorhynchus mykiss isolate Arlee chromosome 13, USDA_OmykA_1.1, whole genome shotgun sequence harbors:
- the LOC110485703 gene encoding centromere protein M isoform X1 yields MSLLKPFSKLPGLNTANILLVENEEQFQQKLADTVVLQEKTVNVNVRLARSLPLPMENEESRPRIDLVVFIIHLTSELSFQSAETSLKYLDPGYFQGKVCFLVTSARNVSVPPERLVSVRKLAASLHCPLLCAEDQTTEGVTTAAHRLLAILKVAAGLVPMATGLYLSTLTRCTVPSDIDQQNFE; encoded by the exons ATGTCTTTACTCAAACCATTTAGTAAACTTCCTGGACTAAACACGGCCAACATACTG CTGGTGGAGAACGAAGAGCAATTTCAGCAGAAGTTAGCTGACACTGTTGTTCTTCAAGAGAAGACTGTCAACGTCAATGT AAGGTTGGCCAGAAGCCTCCCACTCCCCATGGAAAATGAGGAGTCTCGGCCACGGATAGATCTGGTGGTTTTCATCATTCACCTAACCTCAGAGCTCAG ctTCCAGTCAGCAGAGACCTCCCTCAAGTATTTAGACCCAGGTTACTTCCAGGGCAAAGTCTGCTTCCTGGTTACCAGTG CTCGTAATGTGTCAGTGCCCCCTGAGCGGCTGGTCTCTGTGAGGAAGCTGGCTGCATCCCTCCACTGCCCCTTATTGTGTGCAGAGGATCAG ACAACAGAGGGGGTGACCACGGCAGCACACCGATTACTGGCCATTCTCAAGGTAGCGGCCGGTCTTGTCCCTATGGCAACTGGTCTCTACCTGTCCACCTTGACCCGCTGCACTGTGCCCTCTGACATTGACCAGCAGAACTTTGAGTGA
- the LOC110485701 gene encoding TRIO and F-actin-binding protein, with protein MHVQDFDVEKNYGFQIHTKKVVFTLSASTSRIRRKWVNVLRRTIQPRHSSDITPRSDSERENSQPVSSRQPPSVLTCEDSDPQTTNSTSNLCQMDSLAPDLDDTSPNMSSDSQREAGEGWDREQAKRLEERNRWFEGGIPFREMGSRWDSLDLKKAGVPVPVTHTMDVDVNNKWVEFESLTFREMSALSLIGAQTNQTNQMIPNQTIQTTSATALQREALSLRQQVECLRKERVEMGMKMVSLCGPWAPCGQRLEAMEAAMPICVGMPTSMCVKHVFLVLYRPQADALHSELDVLSERYSQKCLELNRAEQRGGDRETELSWKDREMEQLRRENQELQARLTEEISRMRHFITGQRSGNVSPGNFERSPSELEMLLRAKEIEVEYLQKEIGCLRNEVQSLTKEKQSLCDRYKEVYVELIGMKGHSELEIRDLMEHLRLTNAALHEGRRDT; from the exons ATGCACGTCCAAGACTTTGACGTGGAGAAGAACTATGGATTCCAGATACAT ACAAAGAAAGTAGTGTTCACTCTGTCAGCCTCGACCTCCAGGATCAGGAGGAAGTGGGTTAATGTGCTGAGACGGACTATCCAACCCAGACACTCTTCAGACATCACACC ACGgtcagacagtgaaagagaaaacTCTCAGCCTGTGTCGTCTCGCCAGCCTCCCTCTGTGCTCACCTGTGAAGACTCCGACCCTCAAACCACTAACTCCACCTCCAACCTTTGTCAAATGGACTCTTTGGCCCCGGATCTAGATGACACCTCCCCCAACATGTcatcagacagtcagagagaggcaggagagggctGGGACAGAGAGCAAGCCAAGCGattggaggagaggaacagatggTTTGAGGGGGGGATCCCCTTCAGAGAGATGGGCAGCAGATGGGACTCTCTGGATCTGAAGAAAGCCGGCGTACCTGTACCTGTCACTCACACCATGGACGTGGACGTCAACAATAAGTGGGTGGAGTTCGAGAGTCTAACATTCAGGGAGATGAGCGCGCTGTCTCTGATTGGTGCACAGACTAATCAGACCAATCAGATGATTCCTAATCAGACGATTCAGACGACCAGTGCAACGGCTCTACAGAGGGAG gcgCTATCACTCAGGCAGCAGGTGGAGTGTCTGCGTAAGGAGCGTGTGGAGATGGGGATGAAGATGGTCAGTCTGTGTGGTCCCTGGGCCCCCTGCGGCCAGCGTCTGGAGGCCATGGAGGCGGCCATGCCCATCTGTGTGGGCATGCCCACAAGCATGTGTGTTAAACATGTGTTCTTGGTTCTCTACAGGCCCCAGGCTGATGCCCTCCACAGTGAGTTGGACGTTCTGTCAGAGAGATATTCCCAGAAGTGCCTGGAGCTGAACCGGGccgagcagagaggaggagacagagaaacagagctgagctggaaggacagagagatggaacagCTCCGCAGAGAGAACCAG GAACTGCAGGCTCGTCTGACTGAGGAGATCAGCCGCATGCGCCACTTCAtcacaggtcagaggtcaggaaACGTCTCCCCTGGCAACTTTGAGCGCAGTCCCTCGGAATTGGAA ATGCTGCTACGAGCAAAGGAGATTGAGGTCGAGTACCTACAAAAAGAGATTGGCTGTCTAAGGAATGAAGTGCAGTCTCTAACTAAG gaGAAGCAGAGTTTGTGTGACCGCTACAAGGAGGTGTACGTCGAGCTGATTGGGATGAAGGGTCACAGTGAGCTGGAGATCAGGGACCTCATGGAGCACCTCAGACTGACTAACGCAGCACTGCACGAGGGAAGAAGAGACACCTGA
- the LOC110485700 gene encoding putative RNA-binding protein Luc7-like 2, which yields MSAQAQMRAMLDQLMGTSRDGDTMRQRIKFTDERVCKSHLLDSCPHDILSGTRMDLGECVKVHDLALRADFEIASKQQEYFFELDAAEHLQSFIADCDRRTELAKKRLAETQDEISAEVAAKAERVHELNEEIGKLLARAEQLGGEGNVEEAQEVLEKVEKTRAMKKEAEDVYRNSMPASSFQQQKLRVCEVCSAYLGLHDNDRRLADHFGGKLHLGFIEIREKLDRLRKAVMEKQEGMRLRRREEKEEERAKEWELEREREREKERERETERVRERERERERGERDRRRTRSRSGERYREGGSSSSHRSRRHRSSRPREEGGGERDRERERKHRHKDGHRSRSHSHRSKRKRSSRDRSSHTRDREPRSPSQRSPSGRSPSGRSSSQERWRESGGEGPPRSREQDDRPEPMTREDRERSTSPEMMARGRERERSLSLERDRRSSSDGERESGEI from the exons ATGTCGGCTCAAGCGCAAATGCGAGCGATGTTGGACCAGTTGATGGGCACAAGTAGAGATG GGGACACCATGCGCCAGAGAATCAAATTTACAGATGAGCGGGTCTGCAAGAGTCATTTGCTGGACTCCTGTCCTCACGACATTCTCTCCGGCACT AGAATGGACCTGGGAGAGTGTGTGAAGGTCCACGACCTGGCCCTCAGGGCTGACTTCGAGATCGCATCCAAGCAACAGGAGTACTTCTTTGAGCTTGAC GCTGCTGAGCACCTTCAGTCATTCATCGCTGACTGTGACCGCAGGACTGAGCTAGCAAAAAAGAGACTAGCTGAGACGCAGGATGAGATCAGCGCTGAGGTTGCCGCCAAG GCTGAGCGGGTCCACGAGCTGAACGAGGAGATCGGTAAGCTGCTGGCTCGGGCAGAGCAGCTGGGGGGCGAGGGCAATGTGGAAGAGGCACAGGAGGTCCTGGAGAAGGTGGAGAAGACTCGCGCAATGAAGAAGGAGGCAGAG GACGTATACAGGAACTCGATGCCGGCGTCCAGCTTCCAGCAGCAGAAGCTCCGGGTGTGTGAGGTGTGCTCCGCCTACCTAGGTCTCCATGACAATGACCGCCGCCTGGCTGACCACTTCGGAGGCAAACTGCATCTGGGATTCATTGAGATCCGGGAGAAGCTGGACAGGCTACGG AAAGCCGTTATGGAGAAGCAAGAAGGAATGCGACTGAGAAGaagggaggaaaaggaggaagagagagcaaaGGAGTGGGAGCTGgagcgagaacgagagagggaaaaggagagggagcgCGAAACTGAACGTgtacgggagagggagagagaaagagagaggggggagagagatcgcCGGAG GACAAGATCAAGAAGTGGTGAACgatacagggagggaggcagcTCATCCTCCCATCGCTCGAGACGACACCGCTCCTCTCGtcccagggaggagggaggaggagagcgggACAGGGAACGGGAGCGTAAGCATAGACACAAAGACGGGCATCGCTCGCGCTCCCACTCTCACaggagcaagaggaagag GTCTTCCAGGGACAGATCCTCACACACCCGAGACAGAGAACCCCGCTCACCATCTCAGCGCTCTCCGTCAGGGCGTTCACCCTCAGGGCGCTCCTCATcccaggagagatggagggagagtggaggagagggccCACCCCGCTCCCGGGAGCAAGACGACAGGCCCGAGCCCATGACGAGGGAAGACCGGGAGAGATCCACCTCTCCAGAGATGATGgccagggggagagaaagagagagatctctGTCGCTAGAGAGGGATAGACGTTCCAGctcagatggggagagggagtcGGGGGAGATATGA
- the LOC110485703 gene encoding centromere protein M isoform X2 yields the protein MSLLKPFSKLPGLNTANILLVENEEQFQQKLADTVVLQEKTVNVNVLARSLPLPMENEESRPRIDLVVFIIHLTSELSFQSAETSLKYLDPGYFQGKVCFLVTSARNVSVPPERLVSVRKLAASLHCPLLCAEDQTTEGVTTAAHRLLAILKVAAGLVPMATGLYLSTLTRCTVPSDIDQQNFE from the exons ATGTCTTTACTCAAACCATTTAGTAAACTTCCTGGACTAAACACGGCCAACATACTG CTGGTGGAGAACGAAGAGCAATTTCAGCAGAAGTTAGCTGACACTGTTGTTCTTCAAGAGAAGACTGTCAACGTCAATGT GTTGGCCAGAAGCCTCCCACTCCCCATGGAAAATGAGGAGTCTCGGCCACGGATAGATCTGGTGGTTTTCATCATTCACCTAACCTCAGAGCTCAG ctTCCAGTCAGCAGAGACCTCCCTCAAGTATTTAGACCCAGGTTACTTCCAGGGCAAAGTCTGCTTCCTGGTTACCAGTG CTCGTAATGTGTCAGTGCCCCCTGAGCGGCTGGTCTCTGTGAGGAAGCTGGCTGCATCCCTCCACTGCCCCTTATTGTGTGCAGAGGATCAG ACAACAGAGGGGGTGACCACGGCAGCACACCGATTACTGGCCATTCTCAAGGTAGCGGCCGGTCTTGTCCCTATGGCAACTGGTCTCTACCTGTCCACCTTGACCCGCTGCACTGTGCCCTCTGACATTGACCAGCAGAACTTTGAGTGA